In Devosia chinhatensis, the following are encoded in one genomic region:
- a CDS encoding polysaccharide deacetylase family protein, whose product MPGRIGGQANLSGRTLEIASAADIMLRPGEVILTFDDGPREGKTSAILDTLDKHGVKATFLMLGSAAKANPQLARSVADRGHTIGSHTYNHVDLTTLTRQQAMDEIVRGEIAVSDALAGAGQGLSPFFRFPYLSQTSYLRTSLSQSDMVVLDVDIDSKDYYKDPAWVVAERTLAQLEQRGSGIILFHDIHQRTVDLLPAFLDELAAGGYKVVRLVPGKSGIFGRSMITAQAPSPAAGF is encoded by the coding sequence ATGCCCGGTCGTATCGGCGGGCAAGCCAACCTCAGCGGACGAACGTTGGAAATTGCCTCCGCGGCCGATATCATGCTGCGACCGGGTGAGGTGATCCTCACATTCGATGACGGACCGCGTGAAGGAAAGACGTCCGCAATCCTGGACACCTTGGACAAACACGGCGTCAAGGCCACGTTCCTGATGCTGGGCTCGGCGGCAAAGGCAAATCCACAGCTCGCGCGTTCCGTAGCTGACCGCGGCCACACAATCGGCAGCCACACCTATAACCATGTCGATCTCACGACGCTGACACGGCAGCAGGCCATGGACGAGATCGTACGGGGCGAAATTGCGGTGTCCGATGCACTGGCGGGAGCAGGGCAGGGTCTGTCCCCCTTCTTCCGCTTTCCCTACCTTTCGCAGACCAGCTATCTGCGCACGTCGCTGTCGCAAAGCGACATGGTTGTTCTCGACGTCGATATCGACAGCAAGGATTACTACAAGGATCCTGCTTGGGTCGTAGCAGAGCGAACCCTTGCGCAGCTGGAGCAGCGCGGCAGCGGCATCATTCTCTTCCACGATATCCACCAACGCACCGTCGACCTCTTGCCTGCCTTCCTCGATGAGCTGGCAGCGGGGGGCTATAAGGTGGTGCGCCTTGTTCCAGGCAAAAGCGGCATATTCGGCCGCAGCATGATCACGGCGCAGGCGCCGTCTCCTGCTGCCGGGTTTTAG